A stretch of Cryomorphaceae bacterium 1068 DNA encodes these proteins:
- the rplA gene encoding 50S ribosomal protein L1, whose translation MRVSKKRKEALSKFDPTKTYSLEEASGIVKEISTTKFDSSVDLAVRLGVDPRKANQMVRGSVSLPHGTGKDVRVLVLCNPDKEGDATEAGADFVGLDEYIEKIKGGWTDVDVIITTPNVMGKVGALGRILGPRGLMPNPKTGTVTMDVAKAVSDVKAGKIDFKVDKYGIIHAAVGKASFDAEKIRENAREVLQTLVKLKPAAAKGSYIRSIALSGTMSPSVKVEAKSVSE comes from the coding sequence ATGCGAGTATCTAAGAAAAGAAAAGAAGCGCTAAGCAAGTTCGATCCAACTAAAACCTACTCTCTGGAAGAAGCATCTGGTATTGTGAAAGAAATTTCAACTACCAAATTTGATTCCTCAGTAGATTTAGCTGTTCGGCTTGGCGTGGATCCTAGAAAAGCAAACCAAATGGTTAGGGGAAGTGTTTCCCTTCCACATGGTACAGGAAAAGACGTCCGAGTTTTAGTACTCTGTAATCCTGACAAAGAAGGTGATGCCACTGAGGCAGGAGCTGATTTTGTTGGATTAGACGAGTACATTGAAAAAATCAAAGGCGGCTGGACCGATGTTGATGTAATTATTACAACTCCAAACGTAATGGGGAAAGTTGGGGCATTAGGTAGAATATTAGGCCCACGTGGTCTTATGCCTAATCCTAAGACCGGAACCGTAACGATGGATGTTGCGAAAGCTGTTAGTGATGTAAAAGCAGGTAAAATCGACTTCAAAGTTGACAAGTATGGCATCATTCACGCTGCTGTTGGTAAAGCATCTTTTGATGCTGAGAAAATTCGCGAGAATGCAAGAGAAGTTTTGCAAACCCTCGTGAAGTTGAAACCAGCTGCAGCCAAAGGTTCCTACATTAGAAGCATAGCCCTTAGTGGAACTATGTCTCCTAGCGTCAAAGTTGAAGCTAAATCGGTTTCCGAATAA